One Lysobacter enzymogenes DNA segment encodes these proteins:
- a CDS encoding GNAT family N-acetyltransferase, with product MTQVKSVRVADHKKIALLSSALKKSEITLPRFAPVLANDELIVTGNTNQKISLAAADSTKGLIPIVPTFEMSEQISIGNKNVTITFTEIDSPEKYSAYQMLERFHYRSSPHLLEQDEAGETLGGGRKAVLLVSTNFGKRTEYLGYIELGMPLMMVGPRHRAFARPFKHTTRDVQWSEWNQHSLKQYLNLIVRISRVVTHPTFRGIGLAKRLVLAAEQFARERWHVQRRRPLFIEISAEMLNHFDFVSGAGYTYCGNSDGNQARVAKDMRSMHKGQKITSGIMSLQNKYYAVVSEFASLQGISIDDAISAIEEIASSKSPAKLVDDRSWLLLRKIFREPRPYYVKGLDEDSEKYVRGIIPPRSSSLDDSTQYFDSRIEIGELHVSASIDLPTSSNVKAIKDAFGLVGNTVKQRLLQVSSFSATSGNIFLLTGASGTGKSIFLDVLGLNDHRLHQNIRVMHERFLVPSTSKLAVIPQEQVVIDYFAEEYGLSASIKALATVGLSEAIPMVKPFWMLSKGQKYRALLADLILQKKRVWLLDEFGADLDPVTAGVIAAKLRSLADRMGVIIFVAAANNGHFFKALRATRVINFDLGSEPRILKTQEYADEFFEKVE from the coding sequence ATGACCCAAGTCAAATCGGTTCGAGTAGCAGATCACAAAAAAATCGCCCTTCTTTCCTCAGCGCTGAAAAAGAGCGAGATAACCCTGCCACGGTTTGCGCCAGTCCTTGCTAACGACGAACTTATCGTCACAGGAAACACGAACCAAAAGATTTCATTAGCAGCGGCAGACTCAACCAAGGGTCTCATTCCGATCGTGCCCACATTTGAAATGAGTGAGCAGATCTCGATCGGGAACAAGAACGTCACCATAACCTTCACAGAGATCGACAGCCCTGAGAAGTACTCCGCCTACCAAATGCTCGAACGATTCCACTATCGTTCGAGCCCGCACTTGCTCGAACAGGACGAGGCTGGCGAGACCCTAGGGGGCGGCCGAAAGGCGGTGCTTCTCGTAAGTACCAATTTCGGAAAGAGGACGGAGTATCTGGGCTACATCGAGCTGGGAATGCCCTTGATGATGGTTGGACCAAGACACAGGGCCTTCGCGCGACCATTCAAGCATACAACGCGAGATGTTCAATGGTCGGAATGGAACCAACATAGCCTTAAGCAATATCTCAACCTTATTGTTCGCATTTCACGCGTGGTTACGCATCCGACCTTTCGTGGCATCGGTCTGGCAAAGCGGCTCGTACTGGCGGCCGAACAATTCGCAAGAGAGCGATGGCATGTCCAGCGTCGCCGCCCTCTGTTCATCGAAATTTCGGCGGAGATGCTCAACCACTTCGATTTCGTCTCTGGCGCAGGCTACACCTACTGCGGCAACTCAGATGGAAATCAGGCTCGCGTCGCCAAAGACATGCGCTCGATGCATAAGGGCCAAAAGATTACATCTGGAATCATGTCGCTCCAGAACAAGTACTACGCGGTTGTTTCCGAATTCGCTAGCTTGCAAGGAATCTCGATCGACGACGCTATTAGCGCAATCGAGGAAATCGCCTCTAGCAAATCGCCAGCAAAGCTCGTAGATGATCGCTCTTGGCTTTTGCTACGCAAAATCTTCCGGGAACCGAGACCCTACTACGTAAAGGGTCTCGATGAAGATTCCGAGAAGTATGTCCGCGGAATTATTCCTCCTCGCTCAAGCTCTCTCGATGACTCCACGCAGTACTTCGACTCTCGAATTGAAATTGGTGAATTGCACGTCTCGGCAAGTATCGACTTGCCGACTTCGAGCAATGTGAAAGCAATCAAGGATGCATTTGGGCTGGTTGGCAACACCGTAAAGCAGCGTCTGCTTCAAGTCTCGAGCTTCTCTGCGACAAGCGGGAATATTTTCCTGTTGACCGGGGCATCCGGAACTGGAAAGTCGATATTCCTTGACGTTTTGGGACTGAATGATCACCGTTTGCATCAAAATATTCGCGTAATGCATGAGCGCTTTTTGGTGCCCTCAACATCAAAGCTCGCAGTAATTCCACAAGAACAGGTGGTCATCGACTACTTCGCGGAGGAGTATGGGCTGTCCGCTTCAATTAAGGCGCTAGCCACGGTCGGCCTCTCTGAGGCAATACCGATGGTCAAACCTTTCTGGATGTTGAGCAAAGGCCAAAAGTATCGCGCACTACTCGCCGACCTAATTCTCCAGAAGAAGCGCGTATGGCTGCTGGATGAATTTGGCGCAGACCTAGACCCCGTAACGGCAGGGGTAATCGCGGCGAAGCTTCGCTCTCTTGCAGACCGAATGGGCGTCATCATCTTTGTTGCCGCGGCGAATAACGGGCATTTCTTCAAGGCACTTCGGGCAACACGTGTAATTAATTTCGACCTTGGTTCAGAACCGAGGATTCTAAAGACCCAGGAGTATGCGGATGAGTTTTTCGAGAAAGTTGAGTGA
- a CDS encoding acyltransferase domain-containing protein: MHAFTQPLAVVFPGQAAQRKGLGRALFARHRPALRLAEEALGYSLAEAAECEWLEHTAYVQPVLFAANALAWREWADAHGAAPAFALGRGLGECNALHAAGAFDFQTGLSLAAERGRLMAAAGGGRMAAVIGWDAQRLRDELTAIGADGDGDEDEAIDIAGYDAPAQQTIAGGAAAMARAAARLRARGARVMPLRASGAFHSRHMRAAAAQFARALAAVEFAPLAFAVVSNLEAAPYARGREAQVLAAQIAAAVRWTDSLGYLLDAGVDRFEEPGPAPVLIGSIEQFRAARPASRARGEARLDSAVPPLPFAAAARPRRRPSLVAVPALLASAMGAAPGSSPSPGLRAAAGEGARRARGQRDASGTAMREGFASGHGAARMAWTGGSTGTFGFRDAGGVAMAQLEQELVAMRAALPSGQAWGGAVPTGVARIRDEDAAPADAATAFAALDARARRDGEHRRLLAEALAQALRSRAGRPLRVLELGDGHGEGVERALPALDAAGDGVEFVYADASPFRAALVAARFGAGRPYLRSVVFDPRGIVADAAALRGRFDLILADTALDGGADPRPVLATAAGWLAADGELLFAVRDDAPARDWPALLAAAGLTPAPACAEASRACASVRVHRVERVIRAGATRV, from the coding sequence ATGCACGCGTTCACGCAACCACTCGCTGTGGTCTTCCCCGGTCAGGCGGCGCAGCGCAAGGGCCTGGGCCGCGCGTTGTTCGCCCGCCACCGGCCGGCGCTGCGTCTGGCCGAGGAAGCGCTCGGGTACTCGCTGGCCGAGGCGGCGGAGTGCGAATGGCTCGAACACACGGCTTATGTCCAGCCGGTGCTGTTCGCGGCCAACGCGCTGGCGTGGCGCGAATGGGCCGATGCGCACGGCGCCGCGCCGGCGTTCGCGCTCGGGCGCGGGCTGGGCGAGTGCAACGCGCTGCACGCCGCCGGCGCCTTCGATTTCCAGACCGGGCTGAGCCTGGCCGCCGAGCGCGGCCGGCTAATGGCCGCGGCCGGCGGCGGGCGGATGGCGGCGGTGATCGGCTGGGACGCGCAGCGGCTGCGCGACGAACTGACGGCGATCGGCGCCGACGGCGACGGCGACGAAGACGAGGCGATCGACATCGCCGGTTACGACGCGCCGGCGCAGCAGACCATCGCCGGCGGCGCGGCGGCGATGGCGCGGGCCGCGGCGCGGTTGCGCGCGCGCGGCGCGCGGGTGATGCCGCTGCGCGCGAGCGGCGCCTTCCATTCGCGGCACATGCGCGCGGCCGCCGCGCAGTTCGCGCGCGCGCTGGCGGCGGTGGAGTTCGCGCCGCTGGCGTTCGCGGTGGTGTCCAACCTCGAAGCCGCGCCGTACGCGCGCGGCCGCGAGGCGCAAGTGCTGGCGGCGCAGATCGCCGCCGCGGTGCGTTGGACCGATTCGCTCGGCTACCTGCTGGATGCGGGCGTGGACCGCTTCGAGGAGCCGGGGCCGGCGCCGGTCCTGATCGGATCGATCGAGCAGTTTCGCGCGGCACGGCCGGCGTCGCGGGCGCGCGGGGAGGCGCGCTTGGACTCGGCCGTGCCGCCACTTCCTTTCGCCGCGGCGGCGCGGCCGCGGCGACGGCCGTCGCTGGTGGCGGTGCCGGCGTTGCTGGCATCGGCCATGGGCGCCGCGCCGGGTTCGTCGCCGTCGCCCGGGCTGCGCGCGGCCGCCGGCGAAGGCGCGCGCCGCGCGCGCGGCCAGCGCGACGCAAGCGGCACCGCGATGCGCGAGGGATTCGCCAGCGGCCACGGCGCGGCGCGCATGGCCTGGACCGGCGGATCGACCGGGACCTTCGGTTTTCGCGATGCCGGCGGCGTGGCGATGGCGCAACTGGAGCAGGAACTCGTCGCGATGCGGGCGGCGCTGCCGTCCGGCCAGGCCTGGGGGGGCGCTGTGCCGACCGGTGTCGCACGCATCCGCGACGAGGACGCAGCGCCGGCCGATGCCGCGACCGCGTTCGCCGCGCTCGACGCGCGCGCGCGCCGCGACGGCGAGCACCGGCGGCTGCTGGCCGAGGCGCTGGCCCAGGCGCTGCGCAGTCGCGCCGGCCGGCCGTTGCGCGTGCTCGAACTCGGCGACGGTCACGGCGAAGGCGTCGAGCGCGCGTTGCCGGCGCTCGATGCCGCCGGCGATGGGGTGGAGTTCGTCTATGCCGACGCGTCGCCGTTCCGCGCCGCGCTGGTCGCCGCGCGCTTCGGCGCTGGCCGGCCGTACCTGCGCAGCGTCGTGTTCGATCCGCGCGGCATCGTCGCCGACGCCGCCGCGTTGCGCGGGCGCTTCGATCTGATCCTGGCCGATACCGCGCTCGACGGCGGCGCCGATCCGCGCCCGGTGCTGGCCACCGCCGCCGGGTGGCTGGCGGCCGACGGCGAGTTGTTGTTCGCGGTGCGCGACGACGCGCCGGCGCGCGACTGGCCGGCCTTGCTCGCCGCCGCCGGCCTGACCCCGGCGCCGGCGTGCGCCGAAGCGTCGCGCGCGTGCGCCAGCGTGCGGGTGCATCGGGTCGAGCGCGTCATCCGCGCCGGCGCGACGCGGGTTTGA
- a CDS encoding site-specific integrase translates to MPQIRRQTLTKIMVEGVKPKASPYRLWDAKVPGLALRVLPSGRSTYEVHWGRNKSLALGTNGVMTLEGARTAARRILGEVAEHGAPLDAANSELGKNLTFGDFISERYGPYILATRKAGGDTLAAITAQFGELFRKPLASISKADWDEIKTRRISAGIHPSTVNRDLDRLKAALFQAVEWKLLPDNPLRGVKRIKRGIENRVRFLSKKEEKGLRAALDARERTAKQRRDSGNKWREARGKELLPAVAGYSDNLMPIVLLALNTGMRRGELKALTWDDIDMPNKVLTVRAGYAKSGETRHIPLNSEAMAVLRNLKKHNGDRGKLFDVGSFSKAWSGVLDTAKIADFRFHDLRHTFASNLVMAGVALNTVRELLGHSEIEMTLRYAHLAPSHKAEAVAALVKRRALRRKSIIK, encoded by the coding sequence ATGCCCCAGATAAGACGCCAGACCCTCACCAAGATCATGGTCGAAGGCGTCAAGCCAAAGGCCAGCCCCTACCGGCTGTGGGATGCCAAGGTGCCGGGGTTGGCTCTCCGTGTGCTCCCTAGCGGACGGAGCACCTACGAGGTGCACTGGGGCAGGAATAAGTCCTTGGCCCTCGGGACCAATGGCGTCATGACGCTAGAAGGTGCTCGCACCGCCGCTAGGAGGATCCTCGGAGAGGTTGCCGAGCATGGCGCTCCGCTGGATGCCGCAAACTCCGAGTTGGGCAAGAACCTCACCTTCGGCGACTTCATCAGCGAGCGGTACGGCCCCTACATCCTCGCGACTCGCAAGGCAGGCGGGGACACTCTCGCGGCAATCACCGCCCAGTTTGGAGAACTGTTCCGCAAGCCGCTGGCCAGCATCAGCAAGGCCGACTGGGATGAAATCAAGACTAGGCGAATCAGCGCCGGGATTCACCCCTCGACGGTAAATCGAGATCTCGACCGATTGAAGGCGGCCCTGTTTCAGGCAGTGGAATGGAAGCTGTTGCCCGACAACCCCCTCCGCGGGGTCAAGCGCATCAAGCGCGGCATCGAGAATCGGGTGCGCTTTCTCAGCAAGAAGGAAGAAAAGGGGCTTAGGGCCGCGCTGGACGCGCGGGAACGGACCGCTAAGCAGCGCCGGGACAGCGGCAACAAGTGGAGAGAAGCGCGCGGGAAAGAGCTGCTGCCAGCCGTCGCCGGCTACTCAGACAACCTGATGCCTATCGTGCTTCTTGCGCTGAACACAGGAATGCGTCGGGGTGAGTTGAAGGCGCTGACGTGGGACGACATCGACATGCCCAACAAGGTGTTGACGGTGCGTGCGGGATATGCCAAGTCGGGCGAGACACGGCACATCCCGCTCAACTCCGAGGCAATGGCAGTCTTGCGCAACCTCAAGAAGCACAACGGGGACCGTGGCAAGCTGTTCGACGTGGGGTCGTTCTCGAAGGCGTGGAGCGGCGTGCTCGATACAGCCAAGATTGCGGACTTCCGCTTCCACGACCTTCGGCACACGTTCGCCAGCAACCTAGTCATGGCAGGTGTCGCACTCAACACCGTACGTGAGTTGCTCGGGCACAGCGAAATCGAGATGACGCTGCGTTACGCTCATCTCGCGCCGTCACACAAGGCCGAGGCGGTCGCAGCTCTCGTGAAGCGTCGAGCGTTGCGGCGCAAATCCATTATTAAATGA
- a CDS encoding ATP-binding protein — MSFSRKLSDTFGRIFDSSPFTIEDPIVKLEYVSRGSNIVVGRGLKGEDHSELLFLGKVSEQCSAGKSYLNSDIYLDTTFPHVIYITGTRGSGKSFDLGVIIEGISPLANSSTIQNEVTPITSIVIDTQSQFWTLGYEPNGDIPENAAQLEQLKKWNLKPNRLAKLKVFVPPGTEKFLGTEQEITIRPRDVLPEEWCSLFGLDLYGPQGHIISASIEAFEGQDFGISDLIAYVENDSNWPNSSESSRRALLYKLEDYRRTRLFDETGNGIEQLLTKEHCHLLMLRDLRNEDKALITAIIARQLFSVMGKMHSKKKVATFFNKTYDGPDLPSKVWLIIDEAHVVAPCDAPSPARTALIEYVKRGRDAGLSLVLATQQPSAIDDRILSQVNLTINHRLTFQADINSATNRIPTKPVQRMKVSGQSYTDFGDMIRLLGPGNSFLSDHGTSRALMVQIRPRVTAHGGYSPI, encoded by the coding sequence ATGAGTTTTTCGAGAAAGTTGAGTGACACATTCGGGCGCATTTTCGACTCCTCGCCATTTACGATTGAAGACCCGATCGTAAAGTTGGAATACGTGTCTCGAGGTAGCAATATCGTGGTTGGTCGAGGCCTCAAAGGTGAAGATCACAGCGAGCTTCTCTTCCTCGGAAAAGTGAGCGAGCAATGTAGCGCCGGAAAGTCCTATCTCAACTCGGACATCTACCTTGACACAACGTTTCCTCATGTCATCTACATCACGGGCACGCGAGGTAGCGGAAAGAGTTTCGACCTTGGTGTGATCATCGAGGGCATCAGCCCTCTCGCAAACTCTTCGACTATTCAGAACGAAGTTACGCCCATCACTTCGATTGTAATTGACACCCAGAGTCAATTCTGGACACTTGGCTATGAGCCAAATGGCGATATACCTGAGAATGCCGCGCAACTTGAGCAGCTAAAGAAGTGGAATCTAAAACCGAACAGGCTCGCGAAGCTGAAAGTATTTGTGCCACCCGGCACGGAGAAATTCTTGGGAACCGAGCAAGAGATCACCATTCGCCCGCGCGACGTCTTGCCCGAGGAGTGGTGTTCACTATTCGGGCTAGATCTGTACGGCCCGCAGGGGCACATCATTTCCGCTTCGATTGAGGCGTTCGAAGGCCAAGACTTTGGTATCAGCGACCTAATCGCCTACGTTGAGAACGATTCAAACTGGCCAAATTCCTCGGAGTCGTCGCGACGAGCGCTACTTTACAAACTAGAGGATTATCGGCGGACAAGACTGTTCGACGAGACCGGCAACGGTATCGAACAATTGCTGACGAAAGAACACTGCCACCTGTTGATGCTCCGGGATCTTCGCAATGAAGACAAGGCATTGATCACGGCAATCATCGCAAGGCAACTCTTCTCTGTAATGGGGAAGATGCACAGCAAGAAGAAGGTCGCGACCTTCTTTAATAAGACGTATGACGGCCCCGACCTACCAAGCAAGGTCTGGCTAATCATTGATGAGGCGCACGTAGTCGCCCCCTGCGACGCACCAAGCCCAGCTCGCACGGCCTTGATCGAGTACGTGAAGAGAGGTCGGGATGCTGGGCTTTCGCTCGTTCTGGCCACCCAGCAACCATCAGCGATCGATGATCGCATCCTCAGCCAGGTCAATCTGACAATTAATCACCGCTTGACCTTCCAAGCTGATATCAACTCCGCGACCAACCGCATCCCCACCAAGCCCGTCCAACGGATGAAGGTCTCGGGGCAGAGCTACACTGATTTCGGCGACATGATCCGTCTACTGGGGCCGGGCAATTCCTTTCTGAGTGACCACGGAACCAGCCGTGCACTTATGGTTCAAATTAGACCGAGAGTCACGGCACATGGTGGATATAGTCCAATCTAA
- a CDS encoding primase alpha helix C-terminal domain-containing protein, which translates to MAIAFGGDIKVSDLGRVMRLPGSFHCRREPVLCELLELYSHPRYSRDEVVAAFGGPSKAAAPPARSLALVDGSIPEGERNSTLFQLAHAFVNKGFGPDQVLTRVQAVNATKCAVPLCATEVDAIVDSAVRHGPSGFLNLPLRIFDSAAYRQLSHAARTLAAAAYRRYNGENNGDIALSFSDFPFEFTRRETFYAARAELVNCGLLRRIRKRCYIGGVGSRPDLYEVALSPPSGTSQERSAVN; encoded by the coding sequence ATGGCAATAGCTTTTGGTGGTGACATCAAGGTTTCCGACTTGGGGCGGGTCATGCGCCTGCCGGGGTCATTTCACTGCAGGCGCGAACCAGTACTGTGCGAGCTGTTGGAGCTTTACAGCCATCCACGGTATAGCCGCGACGAAGTCGTCGCCGCATTCGGAGGGCCGAGCAAGGCCGCAGCTCCGCCTGCGCGCAGCCTAGCCCTAGTCGATGGATCTATCCCCGAGGGAGAGCGAAACTCCACTCTCTTTCAACTGGCCCACGCTTTCGTTAACAAGGGCTTCGGACCTGACCAGGTGCTCACGCGAGTCCAAGCCGTCAATGCGACGAAGTGCGCCGTGCCGCTGTGCGCCACCGAAGTGGACGCTATCGTGGACAGCGCGGTGCGACATGGCCCGTCCGGCTTCTTGAATTTGCCGCTGCGCATCTTTGACTCCGCGGCCTATCGCCAGCTCTCCCACGCGGCTAGGACCCTTGCTGCAGCCGCCTACCGTCGCTACAACGGCGAAAATAATGGCGACATCGCGCTTTCGTTCAGCGACTTCCCATTCGAGTTCACCCGCCGCGAGACGTTCTACGCAGCGCGGGCTGAGCTTGTGAACTGCGGCCTACTGCGGAGAATCCGTAAACGGTGCTACATCGGAGGGGTAGGGTCGCGACCCGATCTGTACGAGGTGGCGTTGAGTCCGCCTAGCGGAACAAGTCAGGAACGCTCGGCGGTCAACTAA
- a CDS encoding helix-turn-helix domain-containing protein → MKKLMYSVDEALTLLSISRSRFYKAIGSGDLPLVKLGRRRMLTPKGLAAYIARATRKGGA, encoded by the coding sequence ATGAAGAAACTGATGTACTCGGTGGACGAGGCGTTGACCCTCCTCTCCATCTCACGCTCGCGCTTCTACAAGGCGATTGGGTCGGGTGACCTCCCCTTGGTCAAGCTGGGCCGCCGTCGAATGCTCACTCCGAAAGGTCTAGCAGCCTACATCGCCCGCGCAACGCGCAAGGGAGGTGCCTAA
- a CDS encoding ECF-type sigma factor produces the protein MDLQPEETGDVTRLLAAWRAGDAAAPDALLNLVYRQLRNIAAGRLSRLSVPVLDPTELVNEAMLRLLGGNGLDAQNRQHFFSIAATAIRYVLVDTIRRQHADKRGGGVVDVTLSGSEHLSAAGDRWLDVEDALRALEQQDPRKCRIVELIFLMGLNQQETAEILGVSLTTVERDLRFAKAWLREHLS, from the coding sequence ATGGACCTACAGCCTGAGGAGACGGGCGATGTCACCCGCCTGCTCGCCGCCTGGCGTGCGGGCGACGCTGCGGCCCCGGACGCCCTGCTGAACCTGGTCTACCGGCAGCTGAGGAACATCGCCGCCGGTCGTCTGTCGCGCCTGAGCGTGCCGGTGCTGGACCCGACCGAGCTGGTCAACGAGGCGATGCTGCGCCTGCTCGGCGGCAACGGCCTGGACGCGCAGAACCGCCAGCACTTCTTCAGCATCGCCGCGACCGCGATCCGTTATGTGCTGGTCGACACGATCCGTCGCCAGCACGCCGACAAGCGCGGCGGCGGCGTGGTCGACGTGACCCTGTCCGGCTCCGAGCATCTGTCGGCCGCCGGCGACCGCTGGCTCGATGTCGAGGACGCGCTGCGCGCGCTGGAACAGCAAGACCCGCGCAAGTGCCGGATCGTCGAACTGATCTTCCTGATGGGCCTGAACCAGCAGGAGACGGCCGAGATCCTCGGCGTCTCGCTGACCACCGTCGAGCGCGACCTGCGCTTCGCCAAGGCCTGGCTGCGCGAACACCTGTCATGA